A single region of the Streptomyces sp. ITFR-16 genome encodes:
- a CDS encoding 3-hydroxyacyl-CoA dehydrogenase NAD-binding domain-containing protein — protein sequence MSSTTELLKGAAELFPGEVVTQAHVRHLDLPAGAGRFALITLDNGLDHTKPTTFGPQSLANLNAAIDQVEKEAAEGAITGIGITGKPFIFAVGADLKGVELLKEHQDALAIGKGGHDVFRRLSGLAVPTFAYYNGAAMGGGVEVGLHCSYRTVSKALPAFSLPEVFLGLVPGWGGCALLPNLIGADRAVSVIIENSLNQNRQLKGKQVFELGIADALFEGADFLEQSLIWTANVLNGTVTVERPEVDRGEAWDQAVARGKAIADSKVHGAAPAAYRALEIIAAAKDGDLSAGFDAEDQALADLIMGGELRSGIYSFNLVQKRAKRPAGAPDKNLARPVTKVGVVGAGLMASQLALLFLRRLEVPVVLTDIDQERVDKGVGYVHAEIEKLLGKGRINQDKANRLKALVSGVLDKAEGFSDADFIIEAVFEEIGVKQQVFAEVEAVAPAHAILATNTSSLSVTEMASKLKHPERVVGFHFFNPVAILPLLEIVRGEQTDDASLATAFGVARKLKKTAVLVKDAPAFVVNRILTRFMGEIQNVIDEGTPVEVAEKAIEPLGLPMSPLVLLELVGPAIGLHVSETLNRAFPERFTVSQNLAAVVKAGKRGFYVYSAENPAKPELDPEVAALLKQGDTVLSEEQVRDRVLDAVAQEIGLMLDEGVVAEAQDIDLCLITGAGWPFHLGGITPYLDREGVSERVNGKKFLERGVASVPA from the coding sequence GTGAGCTCCACCACTGAGCTTCTGAAGGGTGCGGCCGAGCTGTTCCCCGGCGAGGTCGTCACCCAGGCGCACGTACGCCACCTGGACCTGCCGGCCGGCGCGGGCCGCTTCGCCCTCATCACGCTGGACAACGGCCTGGACCACACCAAGCCGACCACCTTCGGACCGCAGTCGCTGGCGAACCTGAACGCCGCCATCGACCAGGTCGAGAAGGAGGCCGCCGAGGGCGCGATCACCGGCATCGGCATCACCGGCAAGCCGTTCATCTTCGCGGTCGGCGCCGACCTCAAGGGCGTCGAGCTGCTGAAGGAGCACCAGGACGCGCTCGCCATCGGCAAGGGCGGCCACGACGTCTTCCGCCGCCTCTCCGGCCTCGCGGTCCCGACGTTCGCGTACTACAACGGCGCGGCCATGGGCGGCGGTGTCGAGGTCGGTCTGCACTGCTCGTACCGCACCGTCTCCAAGGCGCTGCCCGCGTTCTCGCTGCCCGAGGTCTTCCTCGGCCTGGTCCCCGGCTGGGGCGGCTGCGCGCTGCTCCCCAACCTGATCGGCGCGGACCGCGCGGTCTCGGTGATCATCGAGAACTCGCTCAACCAGAACCGTCAGCTCAAGGGCAAGCAGGTCTTCGAGCTCGGCATCGCCGACGCGCTCTTCGAGGGCGCGGACTTCCTGGAGCAGTCGCTGATCTGGACCGCGAACGTGCTGAACGGCACGGTCACGGTGGAGCGCCCCGAGGTCGACCGCGGTGAGGCCTGGGACCAGGCCGTCGCCCGCGGCAAGGCCATCGCCGACTCCAAGGTGCACGGCGCCGCCCCGGCCGCGTACCGCGCGCTGGAGATCATCGCCGCGGCCAAGGACGGCGACCTGTCCGCCGGCTTCGACGCCGAGGACCAGGCCCTCGCGGACCTGATCATGGGCGGCGAGCTGCGCTCGGGCATCTACTCGTTCAACCTGGTCCAGAAGCGCGCCAAGCGCCCGGCCGGTGCCCCGGACAAGAACCTGGCCCGCCCGGTCACCAAGGTCGGTGTGGTGGGCGCGGGCCTGATGGCCTCGCAGCTGGCCCTGCTCTTCCTGCGCCGCCTGGAGGTCCCGGTCGTCCTCACGGACATCGACCAGGAGCGCGTCGACAAGGGTGTGGGCTACGTCCACGCCGAGATCGAGAAGCTGCTCGGCAAGGGCCGCATCAACCAGGACAAGGCCAACCGCCTCAAGGCCCTGGTCTCCGGTGTGCTGGACAAGGCGGAGGGCTTCTCCGACGCCGACTTCATCATCGAGGCCGTCTTCGAGGAGATCGGCGTCAAGCAGCAGGTGTTCGCCGAGGTCGAGGCGGTCGCCCCGGCGCACGCGATCCTCGCCACCAACACCTCCTCCCTCTCGGTCACCGAGATGGCGTCGAAGCTGAAGCACCCCGAGCGGGTCGTCGGCTTCCACTTCTTCAACCCGGTCGCGATCCTCCCGCTGCTGGAGATCGTGCGCGGCGAGCAGACCGACGACGCCTCGCTGGCGACGGCCTTCGGTGTGGCCCGCAAGCTGAAGAAGACCGCGGTCCTGGTGAAGGACGCCCCGGCGTTCGTCGTCAACCGCATCCTCACCCGCTTCATGGGCGAGATCCAGAACGTCATCGACGAGGGCACCCCGGTCGAGGTCGCGGAGAAGGCCATCGAGCCCCTCGGCCTGCCGATGTCCCCGCTGGTGCTCCTGGAGCTGGTCGGCCCGGCGATCGGCCTGCACGTCTCCGAGACCCTGAACCGCGCCTTCCCGGAGCGCTTCACCGTCTCGCAGAACCTGGCCGCCGTGGTCAAGGCCGGCAAGCGCGGCTTCTACGTCTATTCCGCCGAGAATCCTGCCAAGCCGGAGCTGGACCCGGAGGTCGCCGCCCTCCTCAAGCAGGGCGACACCGTCCTGTCCGAGGAGCAGGTCCGCGACCGCGTCCTGGACGCGGTCGCGCAGGAGATCGGCCTGATGCTGGACGAGGGCGTCGTCGCCGAGGCCCAGGACATCGACCTCTGCCTGATCACCGGCGCGGGCTGGCCCTTCCACCTGGGCGGGATCACCCCGTACCTGGACCGCGAGGGCGTCTCCGAGCGGGTCAACGGGAAGAAGTTCCTGGAGCGGGGCGTGGCGAGCGTTCCGGCGTAA
- a CDS encoding ribonuclease D, whose protein sequence is MTDAQETAADTSLRTTGGAPPDDVAPAPIPLLEPREGIPPVVASDDALAGVIAAFAAGTGPVAVDAERASGYRYGQRAYLVQLRREGAGSALVDPVGCPDLSGLGEALRGTEWILHAATQDLPCLREIGMTPTGLFDTELAGRLAGFPRVGLGAMVESVLGYSLEKGHSAVDWSTRPLPDPWLRYAALDVELLIDLRNALEDELDRQGKLEWAQEEFSAIASAPPAPPRQDPWRRTSGMHKVRRRRQMAVVRELWNARDQVARRRDISPGKVLGDAAIIEAALALPADVQALTALPGFGHRMGRRQLEQWQAAVDRARALPDTELPQPGQTPAGPPPPRAWADKDPAAAARLSAARTAVSELAERLHMPQENLITPDTVRRVCWEPPKNPTPDAVEAALAGYGARQWQIGQVAPLLVRALGQTA, encoded by the coding sequence GTGACCGACGCCCAAGAGACCGCAGCAGACACTTCACTGCGAACCACCGGGGGCGCTCCCCCGGACGACGTCGCCCCGGCGCCGATCCCCTTGCTCGAACCGCGCGAGGGCATTCCACCGGTGGTGGCATCCGACGACGCCCTGGCCGGGGTGATCGCGGCCTTCGCCGCGGGCACCGGCCCGGTGGCCGTCGACGCCGAGCGCGCCTCCGGCTACCGCTACGGCCAGCGCGCCTATCTCGTCCAGCTGCGCCGCGAGGGCGCGGGCAGCGCGCTCGTGGACCCGGTCGGCTGCCCCGACCTCTCCGGACTCGGCGAGGCCCTGCGCGGCACCGAGTGGATCCTGCACGCGGCGACGCAGGACCTGCCCTGTCTGCGCGAGATAGGGATGACACCGACCGGCCTGTTCGACACAGAGCTGGCCGGGCGGCTGGCCGGATTCCCCCGGGTCGGCCTCGGCGCGATGGTCGAGAGCGTGCTCGGCTACAGCCTGGAGAAGGGCCACTCCGCCGTCGACTGGTCCACCCGCCCGCTGCCCGACCCCTGGCTGCGCTACGCGGCGCTCGACGTCGAGCTGCTGATCGACCTGCGCAACGCCCTGGAGGACGAGCTGGACCGGCAGGGCAAGCTGGAGTGGGCGCAGGAGGAATTCTCCGCCATCGCCTCGGCCCCGCCCGCTCCCCCGCGCCAGGACCCCTGGCGCCGCACCTCCGGGATGCACAAGGTCCGCCGCCGCCGGCAGATGGCGGTGGTACGGGAGCTGTGGAACGCCCGTGACCAGGTCGCGCGTCGGCGCGACATCTCGCCCGGCAAGGTGCTGGGCGACGCCGCGATCATCGAGGCCGCGCTCGCGCTCCCGGCCGACGTCCAGGCGCTGACCGCGCTGCCCGGCTTCGGCCACCGAATGGGCCGGCGCCAGCTGGAGCAGTGGCAGGCCGCCGTCGACCGCGCCAGGGCCCTGCCGGACACGGAGCTGCCGCAGCCCGGCCAGACCCCCGCGGGCCCGCCCCCACCGCGCGCCTGGGCGGACAAGGACCCGGCCGCCGCCGCGCGCCTCTCGGCCGCCCGCACCGCGGTCTCCGAGCTCGCCGAGCGGCTGCACATGCCGCAGGAGAACCTGATCACCCCCGACACCGTGCGCCGGGTGTGCTGGGAACCGCCGAAGAACCCGACGCCGGACGCGGTCGAGGCCGCGCTCGCCGGGTACGGCGCGCGGCAGTGGCAGATCGGGCAGGTGGCCCCGCTTCTGGTCCGCGCGCTCGGCCAGACCGCCTGA
- the hemG gene encoding protoporphyrinogen oxidase has translation MQPSAHRADRTPGHVVVIGGGIAGLAAAQRLLASGVRVTLLEATARLGGKLMTGEVGGVRVDLGAESVLARRPEAVALARSVGLGDRLQPPATATAALWTRDALRPMPKGHVMGVPGDPAVLGDVLSPEGLARIARERDLAPTAVGDDVAVGAYVADRLGREVVDRLVEPLLGGVYAGDAYRISLRAAVPQLFEVARQGGSLLDGVTRIQEQAAARQQTGPVFQGIEGGIGTLPDAVADAVRAGGGTVLTETPVLGLTRTAEGWDVRTDTGVVTADGVVLATPAWSASTLLAAESPAASAELAGVEYASMALVTMAFRRSDVAGVPALDGRSGFLVPPVDGRTIKAATFSTRKWRWVDASAPDLFLLRTSVGRYGEEDHLHREDGELVDVSLSDLAAATGLAARPVDTEVTRWIGGLPQYPVGHFVRVARIREEIAKLPALRVCGAVYDGVGIPACIASAHRAADEIIATPTLVRGTRTEAGQ, from the coding sequence ATGCAGCCTTCAGCTCACCGCGCGGACAGGACCCCGGGACACGTCGTCGTCATCGGCGGCGGCATCGCCGGACTCGCCGCCGCCCAGCGGCTCCTGGCGTCCGGGGTGCGCGTCACCCTCCTGGAGGCGACCGCCCGGCTCGGCGGCAAGCTCATGACCGGCGAGGTCGGGGGCGTACGCGTCGACCTCGGCGCCGAGTCCGTGCTCGCCCGCCGCCCGGAGGCGGTCGCCCTCGCCCGGTCGGTGGGCCTCGGCGACCGGCTCCAGCCGCCCGCCACCGCCACCGCCGCCCTGTGGACGCGCGACGCGCTGCGCCCCATGCCCAAGGGCCATGTGATGGGCGTGCCGGGCGACCCGGCGGTCCTCGGCGACGTCCTGTCGCCCGAGGGCCTGGCCCGTATCGCACGGGAGCGCGACCTCGCGCCCACGGCCGTCGGCGACGACGTCGCCGTCGGCGCGTACGTGGCCGACCGGCTGGGCCGCGAGGTCGTCGACCGGCTGGTGGAACCGCTGCTCGGCGGGGTCTACGCCGGCGACGCGTACCGGATCTCGCTGCGCGCCGCCGTACCCCAGCTCTTCGAGGTCGCCCGGCAGGGCGGCTCGCTGCTCGACGGAGTCACCCGCATCCAGGAGCAGGCCGCGGCCCGGCAGCAGACCGGGCCGGTCTTCCAGGGCATCGAGGGCGGCATCGGCACCCTGCCCGATGCCGTCGCCGACGCCGTACGGGCCGGGGGCGGCACGGTCCTCACCGAGACCCCGGTCCTGGGCCTGACCCGTACCGCCGAGGGCTGGGACGTGCGCACCGACACCGGGGTCGTCACCGCCGACGGAGTCGTCCTCGCCACCCCCGCCTGGTCCGCCTCCACCCTGCTCGCCGCCGAGTCCCCGGCCGCCTCCGCCGAGCTGGCGGGCGTCGAGTACGCGTCGATGGCACTGGTCACCATGGCGTTCCGCCGCTCCGACGTGGCCGGCGTGCCCGCACTCGACGGCCGCTCCGGATTCCTGGTGCCCCCGGTCGACGGCCGCACGATCAAGGCCGCCACCTTCTCCACCCGCAAGTGGCGGTGGGTCGACGCGTCCGCGCCTGACCTCTTCCTGCTGCGCACCTCCGTGGGCCGCTACGGCGAGGAGGACCATCTGCACCGCGAGGACGGCGAGCTGGTGGATGTGTCGCTGAGCGATCTCGCCGCCGCCACGGGGCTGGCCGCCAGGCCCGTGGACACCGAGGTCACCCGGTGGATCGGCGGACTGCCGCAGTATCCGGTGGGCCATTTCGTCAGAGTCGCCCGGATCCGCGAGGAGATCGCCAAGCTGCCCGCGCTGCGGGTCTGCGGCGCGGTCTACGACGGGGTCGGCATCCCCGCCTGCATCGCGAGCGCCCACCGCGCCGCCGACGAGATCATCGCCACGCCGACCCTGGTTCGGGGCACCCGGACCGAGGCGGGACAATAG
- a CDS encoding FAD-dependent oxidoreductase yields MAAERLVVIGGDAAGMSAASQARRLKGPDELSITAFERGHFTSYSACGIPYWVGGDVEQRDDLIARTPEEHRERAIDLRTRTEVTEIDVAGQRVRALDRDSGETSWTGFDKLVIATGARPVRPALPGMDAAGVHGVQTLDDGQALLDSLDRAKGRRAVVVGAGYIGVEMAEAMLKRGFEVTVLNRGEQPMATLDPDMGRLVHDAMDGLGITTVNGAAVTAIRTGSDGRVSAVETDGASYPADVVVLGIGVEPETTLARAVGLPVGPHGGLLTDLSMRVVGHDNIWAGGDCVEVLDLVAGRTRHIALGTHANKHGQVIGSNVGGGYGTFPGVVGTAVSKVCDLEIARTGLREKDARAVGLRYVTATIESTGRAGYYPGARPMTVKMLAEYRTGRLLGVQIVGRDGAAKRVDVAAVALTAGMTVERMTALDLGYAPPFSPVWDPVLVAARKTVTALRKAGTD; encoded by the coding sequence ATGGCGGCGGAACGACTGGTGGTCATCGGCGGTGACGCGGCGGGCATGTCCGCCGCGTCCCAGGCGCGCCGGCTCAAGGGGCCGGACGAACTGAGCATCACCGCCTTCGAGCGGGGCCACTTCACCTCGTACTCCGCCTGCGGCATTCCGTACTGGGTCGGCGGTGACGTCGAGCAGCGGGACGACCTGATCGCCCGTACGCCCGAGGAGCACCGTGAGCGCGCCATCGATCTGCGCACCCGCACCGAGGTGACGGAGATCGATGTCGCCGGGCAGCGGGTGCGCGCCCTGGACCGGGACTCCGGCGAGACCTCGTGGACCGGTTTCGACAAGCTGGTGATCGCGACGGGGGCCCGCCCGGTGCGCCCGGCGCTGCCCGGCATGGACGCGGCCGGGGTGCACGGGGTGCAGACCCTGGACGACGGGCAGGCGCTGCTGGACTCCCTGGACCGGGCGAAGGGCCGGCGCGCGGTCGTCGTCGGGGCGGGGTACATCGGGGTCGAGATGGCCGAGGCGATGCTGAAGCGCGGCTTCGAGGTGACCGTCCTGAACCGGGGCGAGCAGCCGATGGCCACGCTGGACCCGGACATGGGGCGCCTCGTCCACGACGCGATGGACGGGCTCGGCATCACGACGGTGAACGGGGCGGCGGTCACCGCGATCCGCACCGGCTCCGACGGCCGGGTGAGCGCCGTGGAGACGGACGGCGCGTCCTACCCGGCGGACGTGGTGGTGCTCGGCATCGGCGTCGAGCCGGAGACGACGCTGGCGCGGGCGGTGGGGCTGCCGGTCGGCCCGCACGGGGGCCTGCTCACCGATCTGTCGATGCGGGTGGTGGGCCACGACAACATCTGGGCGGGCGGCGACTGCGTCGAGGTGCTGGACCTGGTGGCCGGCCGCACCCGGCACATCGCGCTGGGCACGCACGCCAACAAGCACGGCCAGGTCATCGGGTCCAACGTCGGCGGCGGCTACGGGACGTTCCCCGGCGTGGTCGGTACGGCGGTGAGCAAGGTCTGCGACCTGGAGATCGCCCGCACGGGGCTGCGCGAGAAGGACGCCCGCGCGGTGGGCCTGCGCTACGTCACGGCGACGATCGAGTCGACGGGCCGGGCGGGCTACTACCCGGGGGCGCGGCCGATGACGGTGAAGATGCTCGCGGAGTACCGCACGGGCCGGCTGCTGGGCGTGCAGATCGTGGGCCGGGACGGAGCGGCGAAGCGGGTGGACGTCGCGGCGGTGGCGCTCACCGCCGGGATGACGGTCGAGCGGATGACGGCGCTGGACCTCGGGTACGCCCCGCCGTTCTCACCGGTCTGGGACCCGGTCCTGGTGGCCGCCCGCAAGACGGTGACGGCGCTGCGGAAGGCGGGCACCGACTGA
- a CDS encoding DUF3000 domain-containing protein, with amino-acid sequence MAPAQGHFSDQSDEADSKDSAEGGSVPPAFREAVDSLRSARLRPELEVEPTRPPKRLAPFAYALEAAVVDGEDDLADGRLVLLHDPARHEAWQGNFRLVTLVRAELEPEMASDPLLPEVCWSWLTGALEARGLSYGEAGGTVTRAGSHYFGALGTRRPATQIEIRASWTPREGRGGVPDTASHLVAWGDLLCQIAGLPPSGPLDAAVVTLPQRRGPQVS; translated from the coding sequence ATGGCTCCGGCGCAGGGACACTTCTCCGATCAATCCGATGAGGCTGACAGCAAGGACAGCGCGGAGGGTGGCTCCGTCCCGCCCGCGTTCCGTGAGGCGGTGGACTCACTGCGCTCGGCGCGGCTGCGCCCCGAGCTGGAGGTGGAACCGACCCGCCCGCCCAAACGGCTGGCGCCCTTCGCGTACGCGCTGGAGGCGGCGGTCGTCGACGGCGAGGACGATCTCGCCGACGGGCGCCTGGTCCTGCTCCACGACCCGGCCAGGCACGAGGCGTGGCAGGGCAACTTCCGGCTGGTGACGCTGGTGCGCGCGGAGCTGGAGCCGGAGATGGCGTCCGATCCGCTGCTGCCGGAGGTGTGCTGGTCCTGGCTGACCGGCGCGCTGGAGGCGCGCGGTCTCAGTTACGGCGAGGCGGGCGGCACGGTCACCCGGGCGGGGTCGCACTACTTCGGTGCGCTGGGGACGCGGCGTCCCGCGACGCAGATCGAGATCCGGGCCTCCTGGACCCCGCGCGAGGGACGGGGCGGGGTGCCGGACACGGCGTCGCATCTGGTGGCGTGGGGCGATCTGCTGTGCCAGATCGCCGGACTGCCGCCGTCGGGGCCGCTGGACGCGGCCGTGGTGACGCTGCCGCAGCGGCGCGGCCCGCAGGTCTCGTAG
- a CDS encoding acetyl-CoA C-acyltransferase has protein sequence MPRTIRDVVFVDGVRTPFGKAGPKGIYHETRADDLVVKAIRELLRRNPDLDPAKIDEVAIAATTQIGDQGLTLGRTAGILAGLPQSVPGYSIDRMCAGALTAVTSTAGSIAFGAYDVVVAGGVEHMGRHPMGEGVDPNPRFVSEKLVDESALFMGMTAENLHDRYPTITKQRADEYAVRSQEKAAKAYANGKIQQDLVPVSVRRTNAEAGETGWGLVTADEPMRPGTTLESLANLKTPFRAHGRVTAGNAAGLNDGATASLLAAEDVARELGLPVKMRLVSYAFAGVEPEVMGYGPIPATEKALAKAGLSISDIGLFEINEAFAVQVLAFLEHYGIADDDARVNQYGGAIAYGHPLASSGVRLMTQLARQFEEQPEVRYGLTTMCVGFGMGATVIWENPNFDGGNK, from the coding sequence GTGCCTCGTACCATCCGGGACGTCGTCTTCGTCGACGGCGTCCGCACCCCGTTCGGCAAAGCGGGCCCGAAGGGCATCTACCACGAGACCCGCGCCGACGATCTCGTCGTGAAGGCCATCCGGGAGCTGCTGCGCCGCAACCCGGACCTGGACCCCGCGAAGATCGACGAGGTCGCCATCGCCGCGACCACGCAGATCGGCGACCAGGGCCTCACCCTCGGCCGCACCGCCGGAATCCTGGCCGGTCTGCCGCAGTCCGTCCCCGGTTACTCGATCGACCGCATGTGCGCGGGCGCCCTGACCGCCGTCACCTCGACGGCCGGCTCCATCGCCTTCGGCGCGTACGACGTCGTCGTGGCCGGTGGCGTCGAGCACATGGGCCGCCACCCCATGGGCGAGGGCGTGGACCCCAACCCGCGCTTCGTATCGGAGAAGCTGGTCGACGAGTCCGCCCTGTTCATGGGCATGACGGCGGAGAACCTGCACGACCGCTACCCCACGATCACCAAGCAGCGCGCCGACGAGTACGCGGTGCGTTCGCAGGAGAAGGCCGCCAAGGCGTACGCCAACGGCAAGATCCAGCAGGACCTGGTGCCGGTCTCCGTGCGCCGCACCAACGCCGAGGCCGGTGAGACGGGCTGGGGCCTGGTCACCGCCGACGAGCCGATGCGCCCGGGCACCACGCTGGAGTCCCTGGCGAACCTGAAGACCCCGTTCCGCGCCCACGGCCGCGTGACGGCCGGCAACGCCGCGGGGCTCAACGACGGCGCCACCGCCTCCCTGCTCGCCGCCGAGGACGTCGCGCGCGAGCTGGGCCTCCCGGTCAAGATGCGCCTCGTCTCCTACGCCTTCGCGGGCGTCGAGCCGGAGGTCATGGGCTACGGTCCGATCCCGGCCACGGAGAAGGCCCTCGCCAAGGCGGGCCTGTCCATCTCGGACATCGGTCTCTTCGAGATCAACGAGGCGTTCGCCGTACAGGTGCTCGCCTTCCTGGAGCACTACGGCATCGCCGACGACGACGCCCGCGTCAACCAGTACGGCGGCGCCATCGCCTACGGCCACCCGCTGGCCTCCTCCGGTGTCCGGCTGATGACCCAGCTGGCCCGCCAGTTCGAGGAGCAGCCGGAGGTCCGCTACGGCCTGACCACCATGTGTGTCGGCTTCGGCATGGGCGCCACGGTCATCTGGGAGAACCCGAATTTCGACGGAGGCAACAAGTGA
- a CDS encoding DUF4349 domain-containing protein, translating to MQAAPITRTGRASLAAGLLTAVVVLSGCGAGSGDDSGARSDKRAYAPADGSRADAAAGAKEGTAASAAPRKTERLTAPHVIRTASLSVEVRSVSRAAAAARTTVQAAGGLVANESTEQVDETRATSHLVLRVPQESYDQVLRDLSGAGKLLSRTSSAKDVTDQVVDVDSRIATQRASVTRVRKLMDRADKLADVVTLEGELSSRQAELESLLAQQASLKDRTSLATVTLDLMEPETVADEDDGGPGFLDALGGGWHAFVTGLRWLALAIGASAPFLAVAAVLAALWRVLRRRSRKEGPAGE from the coding sequence ATGCAGGCAGCACCCATCACCCGTACCGGCAGGGCCTCGCTCGCCGCCGGGCTGCTGACCGCCGTCGTCGTGCTGAGCGGCTGCGGCGCGGGGAGCGGCGACGACTCCGGCGCGCGCTCCGACAAGCGGGCCTACGCGCCGGCCGACGGGAGCAGGGCGGATGCGGCGGCCGGCGCCAAGGAGGGGACGGCAGCGTCGGCCGCGCCGAGGAAGACGGAGCGGCTGACCGCCCCTCATGTCATCCGCACCGCCTCGCTCTCCGTGGAGGTGAGGAGCGTGTCCCGGGCGGCGGCCGCCGCCCGTACCACCGTGCAGGCCGCGGGCGGGCTGGTCGCCAACGAGAGCACCGAGCAGGTCGACGAGACGCGCGCCACCTCGCATCTGGTGCTGCGGGTGCCGCAGGAGTCGTACGACCAGGTGCTGCGGGACCTCTCGGGGGCGGGGAAGCTGCTCTCGCGCACGTCGAGCGCCAAGGACGTCACCGACCAGGTCGTGGACGTCGACAGCCGGATCGCGACGCAGCGCGCCAGTGTGACCCGGGTGCGCAAGCTGATGGACCGGGCCGACAAGCTGGCCGACGTGGTCACGCTGGAGGGCGAACTGAGCAGCCGTCAGGCGGAGCTGGAGTCGCTGCTCGCGCAGCAGGCCTCGCTCAAGGACCGCACCTCGCTGGCCACCGTCACGCTGGACCTCATGGAGCCGGAGACGGTGGCCGACGAGGACGACGGCGGTCCGGGGTTCCTGGACGCGCTCGGCGGGGGCTGGCACGCCTTCGTGACGGGGCTGCGGTGGCTGGCGCTGGCAATCGGCGCCTCGGCCCCGTTCCTGGCCGTCGCGGCGGTCCTGGCCGCCCTGTGGCGGGTGCTGCGCCGCCGGAGCCGGAAGGAGGGCCCGGCGGGCGAGTGA
- a CDS encoding response regulator transcription factor: MSVLLEQPASLVAYRPNKPTAMVVVADPRVRSTVTRHLWALGVRDVIEASSIAEARPRVGNPRDICVADVHLPDGSGLTLLSETRAAGWPNGLALSAADDIGAVRNALAGGVKGYVVTGTRTNIGHPTRPGVAPIGATAARMHRRPPGTPSHPGGYRELSGREVEVLRLVAEGQSNKAIGVSMGLSALTVKSHLARIARKLGTGDRAGMVAVALRTGIIH, from the coding sequence GTGTCCGTTCTCCTCGAGCAGCCCGCAAGCCTGGTCGCCTACCGCCCGAACAAGCCGACGGCCATGGTCGTCGTGGCCGACCCGCGCGTCCGTTCCACCGTCACCCGCCATCTGTGGGCACTCGGAGTACGTGACGTCATCGAGGCGTCGTCCATCGCGGAGGCCCGCCCCCGCGTCGGCAACCCGCGCGACATCTGCGTAGCCGACGTCCACCTGCCCGACGGTTCCGGGCTGACCCTGCTGTCCGAAACCCGAGCCGCCGGCTGGCCCAACGGCCTCGCCCTCTCCGCCGCCGATGACATCGGCGCCGTGCGCAACGCCCTCGCGGGCGGCGTGAAGGGCTACGTCGTCACCGGCACCCGTACCAACATCGGCCACCCCACCCGTCCCGGCGTCGCCCCCATCGGCGCCACCGCCGCCCGTATGCACCGCCGGCCCCCCGGCACCCCGAGCCACCCGGGCGGCTACCGCGAACTGTCCGGCCGCGAGGTCGAGGTCCTGCGCCTCGTCGCGGAGGGCCAGTCCAACAAGGCCATCGGCGTCTCCATGGGGCTGTCCGCCCTCACCGTCAAGAGCCACCTCGCCCGCATCGCCCGCAAGCTCGGCACCGGAGACCGCGCAGGAATGGTCGCCGTCGCCCTGCGGACGGGCATCATCCACTGA
- the hemE gene encoding uroporphyrinogen decarboxylase: MSANDRPSGQQTKTSATHDSAFLKACRREPVPHTPVWFMRQAGRSLPEYLKVREGIPMLESCTMPELVAEITMQPVRRHKVDAAVYYSDIVVPLKAIGIDLDIKPGVGPVIAEQVRTRADLARLRDLTPEDVSYVTEAVGLLTAELGSTPLIGFAGAPFTLASYLVEGGPSRNHEHTKALMYGDPELWADLLDRLADITGAFLKVQIEAGASAVQLFDSWVGALAPADYRRSVLPASAKVFDAVASYGVPRIHFGVGTGELLGLMGEAGADVVGVDWRVPLDEAARRVGPGKALQGNLDPAVLFAPAEVVEAKTQEVLDAAAGLEGHIFNLGHGVMPSMDPDALSRLVEYVHTSTAR; this comes from the coding sequence GTGAGTGCCAACGATCGCCCCTCGGGCCAGCAGACGAAGACCTCCGCCACCCATGACTCGGCGTTCCTGAAGGCGTGCCGGCGCGAGCCCGTGCCGCACACGCCGGTCTGGTTCATGCGCCAGGCGGGGCGTTCGCTGCCCGAGTACCTGAAGGTGCGCGAAGGCATCCCGATGCTCGAGTCCTGCACGATGCCGGAGCTCGTCGCCGAGATCACGATGCAGCCCGTCCGCCGCCACAAGGTCGACGCGGCGGTCTACTACAGCGACATCGTCGTCCCGCTCAAGGCCATCGGCATCGACCTCGACATCAAGCCCGGCGTCGGCCCGGTCATCGCCGAGCAGGTCCGCACCCGCGCCGACCTCGCCCGGCTGCGCGACCTGACCCCCGAGGACGTCTCGTACGTCACCGAGGCCGTCGGTCTGCTCACCGCCGAGCTGGGGTCCACCCCGCTGATCGGTTTCGCGGGTGCGCCGTTCACCCTCGCGAGCTACCTCGTGGAGGGCGGCCCGTCCCGCAACCACGAGCACACCAAGGCGCTGATGTACGGCGACCCGGAGCTCTGGGCCGACCTGCTCGACCGCCTCGCCGACATCACCGGTGCCTTCCTCAAGGTCCAGATCGAGGCCGGCGCCTCCGCCGTGCAGCTCTTCGACTCCTGGGTGGGCGCCCTGGCCCCCGCCGACTACCGCCGCTCGGTGCTGCCCGCCTCGGCGAAGGTCTTCGACGCCGTCGCCTCCTACGGCGTCCCGCGCATCCACTTCGGTGTCGGCACCGGCGAACTGCTCGGCCTGATGGGCGAGGCCGGTGCGGACGTCGTCGGCGTCGACTGGCGGGTCCCGCTGGACGAGGCCGCGCGCCGCGTCGGCCCCGGCAAGGCGCTCCAGGGCAACCTGGACCCCGCCGTGCTGTTCGCCCCGGCCGAGGTCGTGGAGGCCAAGACCCAGGAGGTGCTGGACGCCGCCGCGGGTCTTGAGGGCCACATCTTCAACCTGGGCCACGGCGTGATGCCGTCCATGGACCCGGACGCCCTGTCCCGCCTCGTCGAGTACGTCCACACCAGCACCGCGCGCTGA